A genome region from Anastrepha obliqua isolate idAnaObli1 chromosome 4, idAnaObli1_1.0, whole genome shotgun sequence includes the following:
- the LOC129244791 gene encoding protein lifeguard 1 isoform X1, protein MYAAAHTGDNYGAYDAEGAKSFSFDEESVRKGFIRKVYSILMVQLLITFGFITVFIYVTEVKDWVHRTQWIVWVALAILLVTMICMACCEGVRRKTPLNFIFLLIFTLAESFLLGIVATYYGSSEVMLAVGITAAVCLALTLFAFQTKWDFTMCGGVLLVAIVVFLIFGIVAIFIPGKVITLVYSSLGALLFSIYLVYDTQLMMGGKHKYAISPEEYIFAALNLYLDIINIFTYILAIIGATRG, encoded by the exons CTGCTCACACAGGTGACAACTATGGCGCTTATGATGCTGAGGGCGCGAAAAGCTTCTCTTTCGATGAGGAGAGCGTACGAAAGGGCTTCATACGCAAAGTCTACTCGATACTCATG gtGCAATTGCTCATCACCTTCGGCTTTATTACGGTTTTTATATATGTGACGGAAGTCAAAGACTGGGTTCATCGTACACAATGGATAGTTTGGGTAGCACTGGCCATACTTTTGGTAACGATGATATGTATGGCTTGCTGCGAGGGTGTACGACGCAAAACACCTTTGAACTTTATTTTCCTGCTTATATTCACATTGGCAGAGTCATTCCTGCTGGGTATAGTCGCTACCTATTATGGTTCAAGTGAG GTTATGTTGGCCGTTGGCATAACAGCTGCTGTATGCCTTGCATTGACACTCTTCGCCTTCCAAACCAAATGGGATTTCACCATGTGCGGCGGTGTCCTTTTGGTCGCCATTGTTGTATTCCTCATTTTTGGCATTGTGGCTATCTTTATACCCGGCAAAGTGATAACGCTTGTGTACTCTTCACTGGGTGCATTACTCTTCTCCATCTATTTAGTTTATGATACACAATTGATGATGGGGGGTAAGCATAAATACGCCATTAGTCCGGAGGAGTACATTTTTGCAGCGCTCAATCTTTATCTGGATATCATAAATATCTTCACGTATATATTGGCCATTATTGGAGCGACTAGAGGATGA
- the LOC129244791 gene encoding protein lifeguard 1 isoform X2, translating into MYAGDNYGAYDAEGAKSFSFDEESVRKGFIRKVYSILMVQLLITFGFITVFIYVTEVKDWVHRTQWIVWVALAILLVTMICMACCEGVRRKTPLNFIFLLIFTLAESFLLGIVATYYGSSEVMLAVGITAAVCLALTLFAFQTKWDFTMCGGVLLVAIVVFLIFGIVAIFIPGKVITLVYSSLGALLFSIYLVYDTQLMMGGKHKYAISPEEYIFAALNLYLDIINIFTYILAIIGATRG; encoded by the exons GTGACAACTATGGCGCTTATGATGCTGAGGGCGCGAAAAGCTTCTCTTTCGATGAGGAGAGCGTACGAAAGGGCTTCATACGCAAAGTCTACTCGATACTCATG gtGCAATTGCTCATCACCTTCGGCTTTATTACGGTTTTTATATATGTGACGGAAGTCAAAGACTGGGTTCATCGTACACAATGGATAGTTTGGGTAGCACTGGCCATACTTTTGGTAACGATGATATGTATGGCTTGCTGCGAGGGTGTACGACGCAAAACACCTTTGAACTTTATTTTCCTGCTTATATTCACATTGGCAGAGTCATTCCTGCTGGGTATAGTCGCTACCTATTATGGTTCAAGTGAG GTTATGTTGGCCGTTGGCATAACAGCTGCTGTATGCCTTGCATTGACACTCTTCGCCTTCCAAACCAAATGGGATTTCACCATGTGCGGCGGTGTCCTTTTGGTCGCCATTGTTGTATTCCTCATTTTTGGCATTGTGGCTATCTTTATACCCGGCAAAGTGATAACGCTTGTGTACTCTTCACTGGGTGCATTACTCTTCTCCATCTATTTAGTTTATGATACACAATTGATGATGGGGGGTAAGCATAAATACGCCATTAGTCCGGAGGAGTACATTTTTGCAGCGCTCAATCTTTATCTGGATATCATAAATATCTTCACGTATATATTGGCCATTATTGGAGCGACTAGAGGATGA
- the LOC129245204 gene encoding protein lifeguard 1-like: protein MRKRDLESLSFEDFDDKYVRHAFISKVFAILSAQLVLTLGVVSIFIFVDAVQNFIIERPWLIWVAFGCVFITMIPIACCEGVRRSYPINFILLILLTLAESVLVGCVAINYSPDTVLYAVGITTLVVLVLTIFALQTAIDFTACWAILLVALIILLIIGIVAMFFPSRTLLIVYCSLGILVFSFYLIYDIQLMIGGNHTYAISPEDYIFAALSIYIDIINLFLYILNLLGILEN from the exons atgcgtAAACGCGATTTAGAAAGCTTGAGCTTTGAAGATTTTGATGACAAATACGTGCGCCATGCATTCATCTCGAAGGTGTTCGCTATTCTATCG GCACAACTCGTTTTGACACTTGGAGTCGTCAGTATTTTCATCTTCGTTGATGcggtacaaaattttataatcgaACGTCCTTGGCTTATATGGGTGGCCTTTGGTTGTGTCTTTATTACAATGATACCGATCGCCTGCTGTGAAGGAGTCCGCCGCAGTTATCCCATAAACTTTATACTTCTGATCTTATTAACATTAGCGGAATCGGTTTTGGTAGGTTGTGTTGCCATCAACTACTCACCCGATACG GTTCTATATGCCGTTGGCATAACGACGCTCGTTGTCCTTGTGCTCACTATTTTCGCCTTGCAAACAGCAATCGACTTTACCGCTTGTTGGGCCATACTTTTGGTTGCTTTGATCATTTTGCTTATAATCGGAATAGTAGCCATGTTCTTTCCATCACGTACCTTACTAATAGTTTACTGTTCTCTTGGAATTCTCGTCTTTTCCTTCTACCTAATATATGACATACAATTGATGATTGGCGGCAACCATACATACGCGATTAGTCCAGAGGACTATATTTTTGCAGCGCTAAGTATTTATATAGATATTATCAATCTGTTCCTCTACATTCTTAACTTATTGGGCAtcttagaaaattaa
- the LOC129244695 gene encoding beta-alanine transporter isoform X1 → MDFDEVLKEVGSFGLYQKIIICSVLLPAALPCAFHAYSQLFIAATPKHWCRVPELEPWAQDYRTLVKNLSIPINMINSSVEYASCTMYHRNYSDIVRYMEYRTPIELQQDKVWQIGNPGRAQVLQCQHGWYYDRTMYASTVVTEWNLVCDQSFLVTLALVLFGVAGLIGNYVFGYLQDMWGRRPSFYVYLLIEIVACAASAFAWNYYSWLSMRFVVGLTVPAILASPYVLAIELVGPEQRVFCTIVSNIAYSCGLVLLAGIVYLIRDWRFLTLTVSLPLLLLFSCYFVLPESPRWLIAVGKTRQAARILKTIARVNGHNIPPDFVKLVHQKLQQAEAAIGKEAETTYGILDLFRTTNMRRKTLIITLIWFANTSVYVGLSYYAPALGGDEIWNFFLAGIVELPTYIMLWPGLSYFGRRWILCISMLVGGVACVLTLLYDEQPEAMLLLYCIGKMGISSAFVVLPLLASELYPTVVRGLGMSFSSVVAMIGPIVIPIINHMGQRMLVLPLIIMGALLIIGGFASLFLPETRGKNLPQTIEEGESVPLKFFNCCCCCCCTKTPRSTDLNNSALIAKYKRQREREREQIGRGRRQPITVCSICKNEIKET, encoded by the exons ATGGATTTCGATGAAGTACTTAAAGAGGTCGGATCCTTTGGTTTGTACCAGAAAATCATCATTTGCTCGGTGCTCTTGCCCGCAGCGCTGCCTTGTGCCTTCCATGCCTACAG tcAATTATTTATCGCAGCAACGCCAAAGCACTGGTGTCGTGTACCCGAACTGGAGCCATGGGCGCAGGACTATCGAACGCTGGTGAAAAACCTCAGCATACCTATAAATATGATCAATAGCAGTGTGGAATATGCCAGCTGTACGATGTACCATCGGAATTACTCGGATATTGTGAGATATATGGAATACCGCACCCCAATAGAGTTGCAACAAGACAAGGTTTGGCAAATCGGAAATCCGGGACGTGCACAAGTACTGCAATGTCAGCATGGCTGGTATTACGATCGCACTATGTATGCAAGCACAGTGGTCACAGAG TGGAATCTTGTGTGCGACCAGAGCTTCTTGGTCACTCTTGCTTTGGTTCTCTTTGGCGTTGCAGGCTTGATCGGCAACTACGTGTTTGGCTATTTGCAAGATATGTGGGGTCGTCGCCCCTCATTTTATGTTTATCTTCTTATAGAGATTGTAGCATGTGCAGCCAGTGCCTTCGCTTGGAACTACTACTCCTGGTTGAGTATGCGTTTTGTGGTGGGTCTTACCGTGCCAGCCATACTCGCAAGCCCATATGTCCTTG CTATTGAACTAGTCGGTCCTGAACAGCGCGTCTTCTGTACAATTGTCTCTAATATCGCTTACTCATGTGGTCTGGTACTACTCGCTGGCATAGTCTATTTAATACGGGATTGGCGCTTTCTCACCCTAACCGTATCGCTGCCATTGCTATTGCTTTTTTCTTGCTATTTCGTGCTACCAGAGTCTCCACGCTGGCTGATCGCAGTGGGTAAAACACGGCAGGCGGCACGCATCTTGAAAACTATCGCTCGTGTCAACGGTCATAATATTCCGCCAGATTTTGTTAAACTCGTGCATCAAAAGTTACAGCAAGCAGAAGCGGCAATAGGTAAAGAAGCGGAAACCACCTATGGCATTTTGGATTTATTTCGAACTACAAATATGCGCCGCAAAACGTTGATTATAACGCTCATTTGGTTCGCAAACACCAGCGTGTATGTAGGTTTAAGCTATTATGCACCAGCTTTGGGTGGCGATGAAATATGGAACTTTTTTCTCGCTGGTATTGTAGAGCTACCCACCTACATAATGCTTTGGCCAGGCTTAAGCTACTTCGGCCGGCGTTGGATACTTTGCATATCAATGTTGGTAGGGGGTGTGGCATGTGTTTTGACATTGTTGTACGATGAGCAGCCAGAGGCGATGCTGTTGCTTTATTGCATTGGCAAGATGGGCATTTCTTCGGCATTTGTAGTGCTGCCGTTACTCGCCTCTGAACTTTATCCGACTGTAGTGCGTGGCCTAGGCATGAGCTTTAGTTCGGTTGTTGCGATGATCGGACCAATTGTCATACCCATTATTAATCACATG GGTCAGCGTATGTTGGTACTTCCGCTAATTATAATGGGCGCCCTATTAATAATCGGCGGCTTTGCTAGTCTTTTCTTGCCGGAGACGCGTGGCAAAAATTTACCACAAACCATCGAAGAGGGCGAATCAGTGccattgaaatttttcaattgttgttgctgttgttgttgtacaaaAACGCCGCGCAGTACCGATCTGAATAATTCGGCCTTGATTGCGAAATACAAGCGACAGCGTGAACGAGAACGAGAACAAATAGGACGGGGGCGTCGACAGCCAATAACAGTATGCAGTATTTGTAAGAATGAAATTAAGGAGACGTGA
- the LOC129244695 gene encoding beta-alanine transporter isoform X2, protein MPTATPKHWCRVPELEPWAQDYRTLVKNLSIPINMINSSVEYASCTMYHRNYSDIVRYMEYRTPIELQQDKVWQIGNPGRAQVLQCQHGWYYDRTMYASTVVTEWNLVCDQSFLVTLALVLFGVAGLIGNYVFGYLQDMWGRRPSFYVYLLIEIVACAASAFAWNYYSWLSMRFVVGLTVPAILASPYVLAIELVGPEQRVFCTIVSNIAYSCGLVLLAGIVYLIRDWRFLTLTVSLPLLLLFSCYFVLPESPRWLIAVGKTRQAARILKTIARVNGHNIPPDFVKLVHQKLQQAEAAIGKEAETTYGILDLFRTTNMRRKTLIITLIWFANTSVYVGLSYYAPALGGDEIWNFFLAGIVELPTYIMLWPGLSYFGRRWILCISMLVGGVACVLTLLYDEQPEAMLLLYCIGKMGISSAFVVLPLLASELYPTVVRGLGMSFSSVVAMIGPIVIPIINHMGQRMLVLPLIIMGALLIIGGFASLFLPETRGKNLPQTIEEGESVPLKFFNCCCCCCCTKTPRSTDLNNSALIAKYKRQREREREQIGRGRRQPITVCSICKNEIKET, encoded by the exons ATGCCTACAG CAACGCCAAAGCACTGGTGTCGTGTACCCGAACTGGAGCCATGGGCGCAGGACTATCGAACGCTGGTGAAAAACCTCAGCATACCTATAAATATGATCAATAGCAGTGTGGAATATGCCAGCTGTACGATGTACCATCGGAATTACTCGGATATTGTGAGATATATGGAATACCGCACCCCAATAGAGTTGCAACAAGACAAGGTTTGGCAAATCGGAAATCCGGGACGTGCACAAGTACTGCAATGTCAGCATGGCTGGTATTACGATCGCACTATGTATGCAAGCACAGTGGTCACAGAG TGGAATCTTGTGTGCGACCAGAGCTTCTTGGTCACTCTTGCTTTGGTTCTCTTTGGCGTTGCAGGCTTGATCGGCAACTACGTGTTTGGCTATTTGCAAGATATGTGGGGTCGTCGCCCCTCATTTTATGTTTATCTTCTTATAGAGATTGTAGCATGTGCAGCCAGTGCCTTCGCTTGGAACTACTACTCCTGGTTGAGTATGCGTTTTGTGGTGGGTCTTACCGTGCCAGCCATACTCGCAAGCCCATATGTCCTTG CTATTGAACTAGTCGGTCCTGAACAGCGCGTCTTCTGTACAATTGTCTCTAATATCGCTTACTCATGTGGTCTGGTACTACTCGCTGGCATAGTCTATTTAATACGGGATTGGCGCTTTCTCACCCTAACCGTATCGCTGCCATTGCTATTGCTTTTTTCTTGCTATTTCGTGCTACCAGAGTCTCCACGCTGGCTGATCGCAGTGGGTAAAACACGGCAGGCGGCACGCATCTTGAAAACTATCGCTCGTGTCAACGGTCATAATATTCCGCCAGATTTTGTTAAACTCGTGCATCAAAAGTTACAGCAAGCAGAAGCGGCAATAGGTAAAGAAGCGGAAACCACCTATGGCATTTTGGATTTATTTCGAACTACAAATATGCGCCGCAAAACGTTGATTATAACGCTCATTTGGTTCGCAAACACCAGCGTGTATGTAGGTTTAAGCTATTATGCACCAGCTTTGGGTGGCGATGAAATATGGAACTTTTTTCTCGCTGGTATTGTAGAGCTACCCACCTACATAATGCTTTGGCCAGGCTTAAGCTACTTCGGCCGGCGTTGGATACTTTGCATATCAATGTTGGTAGGGGGTGTGGCATGTGTTTTGACATTGTTGTACGATGAGCAGCCAGAGGCGATGCTGTTGCTTTATTGCATTGGCAAGATGGGCATTTCTTCGGCATTTGTAGTGCTGCCGTTACTCGCCTCTGAACTTTATCCGACTGTAGTGCGTGGCCTAGGCATGAGCTTTAGTTCGGTTGTTGCGATGATCGGACCAATTGTCATACCCATTATTAATCACATG GGTCAGCGTATGTTGGTACTTCCGCTAATTATAATGGGCGCCCTATTAATAATCGGCGGCTTTGCTAGTCTTTTCTTGCCGGAGACGCGTGGCAAAAATTTACCACAAACCATCGAAGAGGGCGAATCAGTGccattgaaatttttcaattgttgttgctgttgttgttgtacaaaAACGCCGCGCAGTACCGATCTGAATAATTCGGCCTTGATTGCGAAATACAAGCGACAGCGTGAACGAGAACGAGAACAAATAGGACGGGGGCGTCGACAGCCAATAACAGTATGCAGTATTTGTAAGAATGAAATTAAGGAGACGTGA
- the LOC129245891 gene encoding threonylcarbamoyladenosine tRNA methylthiotransferase gives MLDLAENNIEDIEDLISEDDVKPRDRYNNKKSVSVRPKKRPKITCNDADGIHQDRQFPEKRTYESVIPGTQTVYVKTWGCAHNNSDSEYMAGQLAAYGYNLTNSKDDADLWLLNSCTVKNPSEDTFRNEIQSGMANGKHVVVAGCVPQGAPKSDYLRGLSVIGVQQIDRVVEVVEETLKGHSVRLLQNKKEQGKRVAGARLALPKVRKNPLIEIIPINTGCLNQCTYCKTKHARGDLASYPPQEIVERAEQAFAEGCCEIWLTSEDTGAYGRDIGTSLPELLWQLVEVIPEHCMLRVGMTNPPYILEHLEEIAKVLNHPRVYAFLHVPVQSGSDSVLGDMKREYCRSEFEHVVDFLRARVPGVTIATDIICGFPTETEEDFEETMQMCAKYRFPSLFINQFFPRPGTPAAKMQRIPAHLVKKRTKRLTDLFNSYSPYDGRAGEESTVLVTEISHDKQHYVGHNKSYEQILLPMRENLLGTAVRVRISDTSKFSMMGEIIDDESDWTRCTVKQEQNGHIQNGKIASPLESESEKEDVVRKYVGFGLILLFIAFMFQLLIKFL, from the coding sequence ATGTTGGATTTAGCTGAAAATAATATCGAGGATATAGAGGATCTCATCTCAGAAGACGATGTGAAACCACGTGATCGCTATAACAATAAAAAGAGTGTATCCGTCCGCCCAAAGAAGCGTCCAAAAATTACTTGTAATGATGCAGATGGCATACATCAAGATAGGCAGTTTCCAGAGAAAAGAACTTACGAAAGCGTGATACCAGGGACTCAGACGGTGTATGTGAAAACGTGGGGATGTGCACACAACAACTCCGACTCCGAATACATGGCTGGGCAACTTGCTGCATACGGCTACAACCTAACAAACAGCAAGGACGATGCCGATCTTTGGTTACTTAACAGTTGTACGGTGAAAAATCCATCTGAGGATACTTTTCGAAATGAAATTCAATCTGGAATGGCTAATGGAAAACATGTTGTGGTAGCAGGATGTGTACCGCAGGGTGCACCCAAGTCGGATTACCTACGTGGATTATCGGTTATTGGCGTTCAGCAGATTGATAGGGTCGTGGAGGTAGTAGAAGAAACATTAAAAGGCCATAGCGTACggcttttacaaaataaaaaagagcaaGGCAAGCGTGTAGCCGGTGCACGACTAGCCTTACCAAAGGTGCGTAAGAATCCTTTGATCGAAATTATACCTATCAACACAGGTTGCCTTAACCAGTGCACCTACTGTAAGACGAAACATGCACGGGGAGATCTTGCTAGTTATCCGCCGCAAGAAATTGTGGAACGTGCTGAGCAAGCCTTTGCTGAAGGTTGCTGTGAAATATGGTTAACATCGGAAGATACTGGCGCATACGGGCGAGACATTGGCACTTCACTGCCAGAACTTTTGTGGCAACTAGTTGAAGTCATACCAGAACACTGTATGCTGCGTGTAGGTATGACTAATCCACCTTACATACTGGAACATTTGGAAGAAATTGCCAAAGTACTGAATCATCCAAGAGTATACGCATTTCTTCATGTACCCGTGCAAAGTGGAAGCGACTCAGTTTTAGGGGATATGAAACGCGAATATTGCCGTAGTGAATTCGAGCatgttgttgattttcttcgcGCCCGTGTACCAGGAGTCACCATTGCCACTGACATAATTTGTGGGTTTCCAACAGAAACAGAAGAAGACTTCGAGGAAACAATGCAAATGTGCGCCAAATATCGCTTTCCTAGCTTATTTATCAATCAATTCTTTCCACGACCCGGTACACCAGCTGCCAAAATGCAACGGATACCAGCACATCTGGTAAAGAAACGTACAAAACGGCTAACAGATCTATTTAACAGCTATTCACCATATGATGGTCGCGCAGGCGAAGAGTCCACAGTGTTGGTAACGGAAATATCACACGATAAACAACACTATGTCGGACATAATAAAAGCTACGAACAGATTTTGTTGCCTATGCGGGAAAATCTGCTTGGCACTGCGGTGCGAGTACGCATTTCAGACACCAGCAAATTCAGTATGATGGGAGAAATCATTGACGATGAATCTGATTGGACACGCTGTACTGTAAAACAGGAGCAGAATGGTCACATTCAAAATGGCAAGATAGCAAGCCCTTTGGAGAGTGAGAGTGAAAAAGAGGACGTCGTACGCAAGTATGTCGGTTTCGGATTGATATTACTGTTCATAGCGTTTATGTTCCAATTGTTGATTAAGTTTttatag